In Actinomycetes bacterium, the following are encoded in one genomic region:
- the hisN gene encoding histidinol-phosphatase has translation MDNVVAADLDLALRIADAADHIALQRYLAADLAVETKSDLSPVTEADRGTEMAIREILTAERPDDGILGEEYGEQGEHQRRWIIDPIDGTANYLRGVPIWATLIGLESTDGLTVGVVSAPAMARRWWAGTGGGAWTRDPDGSERRIQVSDVSTVSHASCSISNDPGWQQLGAMAAVQQLRTNCWRVRDYGDFLPHLLVAEGAVDIVAEPELNAWDLAALIPIVTEAGGQLTGWRGDEAIQSGSALTTNGTLHDVVLSMLTSEGSLH, from the coding sequence ATGGACAACGTAGTCGCTGCGGATCTCGATCTGGCCTTACGTATTGCCGACGCAGCAGATCACATCGCGCTGCAACGGTATCTGGCTGCAGATCTTGCGGTAGAGACCAAGTCCGATCTCAGCCCGGTCACCGAAGCTGATCGAGGTACCGAGATGGCCATTCGTGAAATCCTCACAGCGGAGCGTCCTGACGACGGCATTCTCGGTGAGGAGTACGGCGAGCAGGGTGAACACCAACGTCGCTGGATCATTGATCCCATCGACGGCACTGCCAACTACCTGCGCGGCGTGCCGATTTGGGCCACGCTCATTGGCTTGGAATCGACCGATGGGCTGACGGTTGGCGTGGTCTCGGCACCGGCGATGGCTCGACGCTGGTGGGCAGGAACCGGCGGTGGAGCCTGGACCCGGGACCCAGATGGTTCGGAACGGCGGATACAGGTCAGCGATGTATCCACGGTGAGCCACGCCTCCTGCTCGATCTCCAATGATCCTGGTTGGCAGCAACTCGGTGCTATGGCAGCAGTCCAGCAATTACGCACTAACTGTTGGCGGGTCCGCGACTACGGCGACTTTCTGCCACACCTGCTGGTAGCCGAAGGCGCGGTCGATATCGTCGCCGAACCCGAACTCAACGCCTGGGACCTAGCCGCATTGATTCCTATCGTCACGGAGGCCGGCGGGCAACTGACTGGTTGGCGAGGCGACGAGGCCATCCAGTCGGGTTCCGCATTGACAACTAACGGCACTTTGCATGACGTAGTTCTCTCGATGCTGACATCCGAGGGTTCTCTCCACTAG